The Catenulispora sp. EB89 genome has a segment encoding these proteins:
- a CDS encoding bifunctional FO biosynthesis protein CofGH: MTMQPTANAMRRALHRAGEGVALSVEEAAVLLAARGTDLDALCAVASRLRDQGLEAAGRPGVVTYSRKVFIPLTRLCRDRCHYCTFVTVPGRLDSLYLSPDEVLDIAAKGAALGCKEALFTLGDRPEDRWPQAKEWLDAHGYDSTLDYVRAMSIRVLEETGLLPHLNPGVLSWSDFQRLKPVAPSMGMMLETTATRLWSEPGGPHYGSPDKEPAVRLRVLEDAGRSSVPFTTGILIGIGETLEERADSIFAMRKVARTYRGIQEIIIQNFRAKPATAMMNTPDADLEELAATIATARVVLGPSVRIQAPPNLVDAQYALMLRAGIDDWGGVSPLTADHVNPERPWPAIDELAEQSSAAGFTLKERLTVYPEYVLHGEPWLDPRIMPHVKALADPETGMAVEGRIPTGIRWQEPDGGWDTSSGRTDLHTTIDTDGRSEDRRSDFSDVYGDWDELREHASRTSVDHSAPERIDAALKTALAAAERDPGNLSDADALALIHADGPALEALAALADGLRRDAVGDEVTYVVNRNINFTNVCYTGCRFCAFAQRRTDADAYTLSVSEVGDRAEAAWKVGATEICMQGGIHPDLPGTAYFDLAAEIKKRTPGLHLHSYSPMEIINGVSRTGMSIRDFLTAAKEAGVDSLPGTAAEILDDDVRWVLTKGKLPAAQWIEVITTAHQVGIPTTSTMMYGHVDNPAHWVAHLRVLARIQDETGGFTEFVPLPFIHSNAPVYLAGIARPGPTMRDNRAVHAMARVMLHGRIKNIQTSWVKLGTDNARLMLAGGVNDMGGTLMEETISRMAGSEYGSAKGIAELEEICAPLGRPTRQRSTLYGEVPAERIQAAREADSRGLLRTMLPLA, encoded by the coding sequence ATGACGATGCAGCCGACCGCTAATGCGATGCGCCGTGCCCTGCACCGGGCGGGTGAGGGAGTCGCGCTCAGCGTCGAGGAGGCGGCGGTCCTGCTCGCCGCGCGCGGCACCGACCTGGACGCGCTGTGCGCCGTCGCCTCCCGCCTGCGAGACCAGGGCCTGGAGGCGGCCGGCCGCCCCGGCGTGGTCACCTACTCGCGCAAGGTGTTCATCCCCCTGACCCGGCTGTGCCGGGACCGGTGCCACTACTGCACGTTCGTCACGGTGCCCGGCCGCCTGGACTCGCTGTACCTGTCGCCCGACGAGGTGCTCGACATCGCCGCGAAGGGTGCGGCGCTGGGCTGCAAGGAAGCGCTGTTCACGCTGGGGGACCGGCCGGAGGACCGGTGGCCGCAGGCGAAGGAATGGCTGGACGCGCACGGCTACGACTCGACGCTGGACTATGTGCGGGCCATGTCGATCCGGGTGCTGGAGGAGACTGGCCTGCTCCCCCACCTGAACCCGGGCGTGCTGTCCTGGTCCGACTTCCAGCGGCTCAAGCCGGTGGCGCCGTCGATGGGCATGATGCTGGAGACCACGGCCACCCGGCTGTGGTCGGAGCCTGGCGGGCCGCACTACGGGTCCCCGGACAAGGAACCCGCGGTGCGGCTCCGGGTATTGGAGGACGCGGGCCGCTCTTCGGTTCCCTTCACCACCGGGATTCTCATCGGGATCGGCGAGACGCTGGAGGAGCGCGCTGATTCGATCTTCGCGATGCGGAAGGTGGCGCGGACGTATCGCGGGATCCAGGAGATCATCATCCAGAACTTCCGGGCCAAGCCGGCCACGGCGATGATGAACACCCCCGACGCGGACCTGGAAGAACTCGCGGCGACGATCGCCACGGCGCGCGTCGTGCTCGGGCCCTCGGTCCGGATCCAGGCGCCGCCGAACCTGGTCGACGCGCAGTACGCGCTGATGCTGCGGGCCGGCATCGACGACTGGGGCGGGGTCTCGCCGCTGACCGCGGACCACGTCAATCCGGAGCGGCCCTGGCCGGCCATCGACGAGCTGGCCGAGCAGTCCTCCGCCGCGGGCTTCACGCTGAAGGAACGCCTGACGGTCTACCCCGAGTACGTGCTGCACGGCGAGCCGTGGCTGGACCCGCGGATCATGCCGCACGTGAAGGCGCTGGCCGATCCGGAGACCGGGATGGCCGTGGAGGGCCGGATCCCCACCGGGATCCGGTGGCAGGAGCCTGACGGCGGCTGGGACACCTCCAGCGGCCGTACCGACCTGCACACCACCATCGACACCGACGGCCGCAGCGAGGACCGGCGCTCCGACTTCTCCGACGTCTACGGGGACTGGGACGAGCTCCGCGAGCACGCCTCCCGGACCTCGGTCGACCACAGCGCTCCGGAGCGCATCGACGCGGCGCTGAAGACCGCGCTGGCGGCTGCCGAGCGTGACCCGGGGAACCTGTCGGACGCCGACGCGCTCGCGCTGATCCACGCCGACGGTCCCGCGCTGGAGGCGTTGGCCGCGTTGGCCGACGGGCTGCGGCGGGACGCGGTCGGGGACGAGGTGACGTACGTCGTCAACCGGAACATCAACTTCACCAACGTCTGTTACACCGGCTGCCGCTTCTGTGCCTTCGCGCAGCGGCGCACCGACGCGGACGCGTACACCCTCTCCGTGTCGGAGGTCGGCGACCGCGCCGAGGCCGCGTGGAAGGTCGGGGCGACCGAGATCTGCATGCAGGGCGGCATCCACCCGGACCTGCCCGGCACCGCGTACTTCGACCTGGCCGCCGAGATCAAGAAGCGGACCCCGGGGCTGCACCTGCACTCGTACTCGCCGATGGAGATCATCAACGGCGTCTCCCGGACCGGCATGTCCATCCGCGACTTCCTGACCGCGGCCAAGGAGGCCGGCGTCGACTCGCTGCCGGGGACCGCCGCCGAGATCCTCGACGACGACGTGCGCTGGGTGCTGACCAAGGGCAAGCTGCCGGCCGCGCAGTGGATCGAGGTCATCACCACCGCGCACCAGGTCGGGATCCCCACCACCTCGACGATGATGTACGGGCACGTCGACAACCCGGCGCACTGGGTCGCGCACCTGCGGGTGCTGGCCCGGATCCAGGACGAGACCGGCGGGTTCACGGAGTTCGTGCCGCTGCCGTTCATCCACTCCAACGCGCCGGTGTACCTGGCCGGCATCGCCCGCCCGGGACCGACGATGCGCGACAACCGCGCCGTGCACGCGATGGCGCGCGTCATGCTGCACGGCCGCATCAAGAACATCCAGACCTCGTGGGTCAAGCTCGGCACCGACAACGCCCGGCTCATGCTCGCCGGCGGCGTGAACGACATGGGCGGCACGCTCATGGAGGAGACGATCTCCCGCATGGCCGGCTCCGAGTACGGCTCGGCGAAGGGCATCGCGGAGCTGGAGGAGATCTGCGCCCCGCTCGGCCGCCCGACACGCCAGCGCTCGACGCTGTACGGCGAGGTGCCGGCCGAGCGCATCCAGGCGGCGCGCGAGGCGGACTCGCGGGGGTTGCTGCGGACGATGCTGCCGCTGGCTTAA
- a CDS encoding TetR family transcriptional regulator yields the protein MTAQQVRTVDGRIAGKRGQATRARLLECLGEMLVGQPYRSITVIDVARLAGTSPATFYQYFPDIESAIIEIANDMAKDGAHLKELADGRIWSGRAGMQAAEALVDGFLEFWNEHEAILRVVDLATAEGDKRFHKIRMKILNNVTISLADAITELQTAGKADAVMPPTATAGALVAMLASISAHQRVFEAWSIKLAELRAAMIGLVFMGITQKKPVAV from the coding sequence ATGACAGCTCAGCAAGTGCGCACCGTCGACGGGCGGATCGCGGGCAAGCGCGGCCAGGCCACCCGGGCCCGGCTGCTGGAGTGCCTCGGCGAGATGCTCGTCGGGCAGCCGTACCGCTCGATCACGGTGATCGACGTGGCCCGGCTGGCCGGTACCTCCCCGGCCACGTTCTACCAGTACTTCCCGGACATCGAGTCGGCGATCATCGAGATCGCCAACGACATGGCCAAGGACGGCGCGCACCTGAAGGAGCTCGCGGACGGCCGGATCTGGTCCGGCCGGGCCGGCATGCAGGCCGCCGAGGCGCTGGTCGACGGGTTCCTGGAGTTCTGGAACGAGCACGAGGCGATCTTGCGCGTGGTGGACCTGGCCACCGCCGAGGGCGACAAGCGCTTCCACAAGATCCGCATGAAGATCCTGAACAACGTCACCATCTCGCTGGCCGACGCGATCACCGAGCTGCAGACCGCCGGCAAGGCCGACGCCGTGATGCCGCCGACCGCGACCGCCGGCGCGCTGGTGGCGATGCTGGCCTCGATCTCGGCGCACCAGCGCGTCTTCGAGGCCTGGAGCATCAAGCTGGCCGAGCTGCGCGCGGCGATGATCGGGCTGGTCTTCATGGGGATCACGCAGAAGAAGCCGGTCGCGGTCTAG
- a CDS encoding FadD3 family acyl-CoA ligase produces the protein MTVQLGTTTIPDLVARAAADHGEREAVVDGEQRLTFADLASRVKQAGRAMIAWGVAPGDRVAIWAPNSAEWIVTALGAVSVGAVLVPLNTRLKAAEVGHILEKSRTKLVAVSGEFLGVDYVGQLASIRDGLPDLEVMTAFTDGGLPPVVSRRQFRAPGMKVPASVFDAAAASLTPDSPGDLFFTSGTTGAPKGVQTTHGQTTRAFHQWSEIVGLRAGDRYLIANPFSHTFGYKAGILACLTRGATMVPLASFDAEALFATIEREQITVFPAAPAVYQMLLAHPDLAKHDLSSLRAAATGAAVIPVELIERMRDTLGLSTVITAYGLTEATGVVTMSRDGDDPEVVARTSGRAIDGVEVRTAEDTGEILVRGYNVMRGYFEDEAATAEAIDADGWLRTGDVGELDAAGNLRITDRIKDMFICGGFNAYPAEIEQVLLTFPGVQEAAVVGVPDARLGEVGKAFVIAVPGRRIEPDALLAHAGERLANYKVPRHVEVVEAFPRSSLGKVLKRELR, from the coding sequence ATGACGGTGCAGCTCGGCACGACGACGATCCCGGACCTGGTGGCGCGAGCCGCCGCCGACCACGGCGAGCGGGAGGCGGTGGTCGACGGCGAGCAACGCCTCACGTTCGCCGACCTCGCATCCCGGGTGAAGCAGGCGGGCCGGGCGATGATCGCCTGGGGCGTGGCGCCCGGCGACCGCGTGGCGATCTGGGCCCCGAACTCGGCGGAGTGGATCGTCACGGCGCTCGGCGCGGTGTCGGTCGGCGCCGTCCTGGTGCCGCTGAACACCCGGCTGAAGGCCGCCGAGGTCGGCCACATCCTGGAGAAGTCGCGGACGAAGCTGGTCGCGGTGTCCGGGGAGTTCCTGGGCGTGGACTACGTGGGGCAGCTGGCCTCGATCCGGGACGGGCTGCCGGACCTGGAGGTCATGACCGCGTTCACCGACGGCGGGCTGCCGCCGGTGGTGTCGCGCCGGCAGTTCCGGGCGCCGGGGATGAAGGTCCCGGCGTCGGTGTTCGACGCGGCGGCGGCGTCGCTGACCCCTGATTCGCCCGGCGACCTGTTCTTCACCTCCGGGACCACCGGCGCCCCGAAGGGCGTGCAGACCACGCACGGGCAGACGACGCGCGCGTTCCATCAGTGGTCGGAGATCGTGGGACTGCGCGCCGGGGACCGCTACCTGATCGCGAACCCGTTCTCGCACACGTTCGGCTACAAGGCCGGGATCCTGGCCTGCCTGACCCGTGGCGCGACGATGGTCCCGCTGGCCTCGTTCGACGCCGAGGCGCTGTTCGCGACGATCGAGCGCGAGCAGATCACGGTGTTCCCGGCGGCCCCGGCGGTGTACCAGATGCTGCTGGCGCACCCGGACCTGGCGAAGCACGATCTCAGCTCCCTGCGCGCGGCGGCGACCGGCGCGGCGGTGATCCCGGTGGAGCTGATCGAGCGGATGCGGGACACCCTGGGCCTGTCGACGGTGATCACCGCCTACGGCCTGACCGAGGCGACCGGCGTGGTGACCATGTCCCGCGACGGAGACGACCCGGAGGTCGTCGCGCGCACCTCGGGCCGCGCCATCGACGGGGTCGAGGTGCGCACCGCCGAGGACACCGGCGAGATCCTGGTCCGCGGCTACAACGTGATGCGCGGCTACTTCGAGGACGAGGCGGCCACCGCCGAGGCGATCGACGCCGACGGCTGGCTGCGCACCGGGGACGTCGGGGAGCTGGACGCGGCGGGAAACCTGCGGATCACCGACCGGATCAAGGACATGTTCATCTGCGGCGGCTTCAACGCCTACCCGGCGGAGATCGAGCAGGTGCTGCTGACGTTCCCGGGCGTCCAGGAGGCGGCGGTGGTCGGCGTGCCGGACGCGCGGCTCGGGGAGGTGGGGAAGGCCTTCGTGATCGCGGTGCCGGGCCGGCGCATCGAGCCGGACGCGCTGCTCGCGCACGCCGGAGAACGCCTCGCCAACTACAAGGTGCCGCGGCACGTCGAGGTGGTCGAGGCGTTCCCGCGCAGCTCGCTGGGGAAGGTACTCAAGCGCGAGCTGCGGTGA
- a CDS encoding SigE family RNA polymerase sigma factor — MDRGSEDFAAFYEGHRDPCFRAVLVSVGDRHLAEELTAEAFARAWAHWRKVRKHPAPAAWVVRTALNTHISWWRRRRREVSWDAVAHPDAPGAGARVGATAGPGPDGDTTAVEPVLRAALRNLPLRQREVVVLRVFLDLDTRGTAAALGIAPGTVQTHLHRAMKTLRTELEDQTEREEVK; from the coding sequence GTGGACAGAGGATCCGAGGATTTCGCAGCCTTCTACGAAGGCCACCGGGACCCCTGCTTCCGGGCGGTTCTGGTCAGCGTCGGCGATCGGCACCTCGCCGAGGAGCTGACGGCTGAAGCCTTCGCCCGGGCATGGGCCCACTGGCGCAAGGTGCGCAAGCACCCGGCGCCGGCGGCGTGGGTGGTGCGCACCGCGCTGAACACGCACATCTCCTGGTGGCGAAGACGCCGCCGCGAGGTGTCGTGGGACGCGGTGGCGCACCCCGACGCGCCGGGCGCCGGAGCGCGCGTGGGCGCGACCGCGGGCCCGGGCCCCGACGGCGATACGACCGCCGTTGAGCCCGTCCTGCGCGCCGCCCTGCGCAACCTGCCGCTCCGGCAGCGCGAAGTGGTGGTGCTGCGGGTCTTCCTCGATCTGGACACCCGGGGCACGGCCGCCGCGCTCGGCATCGCCCCCGGCACCGTCCAGACCCACCTCCACCGCGCGATGAAGACGCTGCGGACGGAGCTCGAAGATCAGACCGAGCGGGAGGAAGTGAAGTGA
- a CDS encoding LLM class flavin-dependent oxidoreductase has product MEFGIFVQGHVPLARLAADPDFEHTSLMNDIAIAKAADKAGFKYVWASEHHFLDEYSHLASNDVFLGYLAAATERIHLGSGIFNPLPQANHPVKVAEKVATLDHLSGGRFEFGTGRGAGSREILGLGLPDTTVTKEIWAEVVREIPKMWMQDSYSHDGEWFSMPERNVLPKPWKKPHPAMWYAAGNPPSYEMAARMGLGVLGFSVGSAADAETAVAAYKKAVLSAEPIGAYVNDNVMVTSSAVCLADGDLARHAATTMGLGRLQSLVFRYHDTFPRPDWIPAWPAVLPEPTLEEVVWRSHNGYLICGDPDEVLAQIKRYEATGIDQLVFGLPIQLSLADTLETIELIGRHVIPKIDKDPVHRTTRFRSAAAALGK; this is encoded by the coding sequence ATGGAGTTCGGCATATTCGTCCAGGGCCACGTGCCGCTCGCGCGGCTGGCCGCCGACCCCGACTTCGAGCACACCTCGCTGATGAACGACATCGCGATCGCCAAAGCCGCGGACAAGGCTGGCTTCAAGTACGTGTGGGCCTCCGAGCACCACTTCCTCGACGAGTACTCCCACCTGGCGAGCAACGACGTCTTCCTGGGCTACCTGGCCGCCGCGACCGAGCGGATCCACCTGGGCTCCGGCATCTTCAACCCGCTGCCGCAGGCCAACCACCCGGTGAAGGTCGCGGAGAAGGTGGCGACGCTGGACCACCTGTCCGGCGGCCGGTTCGAGTTCGGCACCGGACGCGGCGCCGGCTCGCGCGAGATCCTGGGCCTGGGCCTGCCGGACACCACGGTCACCAAGGAGATCTGGGCCGAGGTGGTGCGCGAGATCCCCAAGATGTGGATGCAGGACTCGTACTCGCACGACGGCGAGTGGTTCTCGATGCCGGAGCGGAACGTGCTGCCCAAGCCGTGGAAGAAGCCGCATCCGGCGATGTGGTACGCGGCCGGGAACCCGCCGTCGTACGAGATGGCCGCGCGGATGGGGCTCGGCGTGCTGGGCTTCTCGGTCGGTTCCGCGGCCGACGCCGAGACCGCGGTCGCGGCGTACAAGAAGGCGGTCCTGTCCGCCGAGCCGATCGGCGCGTATGTCAACGACAACGTCATGGTGACGTCCTCGGCGGTGTGTCTGGCCGACGGCGACCTGGCCCGGCACGCGGCCACGACGATGGGGCTGGGACGCCTGCAGTCGCTGGTGTTCCGCTACCACGACACCTTCCCGCGGCCCGACTGGATCCCGGCCTGGCCGGCGGTGCTGCCCGAGCCGACGCTGGAGGAGGTCGTGTGGCGCTCGCACAACGGCTACCTGATCTGCGGCGACCCCGACGAGGTGCTGGCGCAGATCAAGCGGTACGAGGCCACGGGGATCGACCAGCTGGTGTTCGGCCTGCCGATCCAGCTGTCGCTCGCCGACACGCTGGAGACGATCGAGCTGATCGGCCGGCACGTGATCCCCAAGATCGACAAGGACCCGGTGCACCGGACCACGCGGTTCCGGAGTGCCGCCGCGGCGCTGGGCAAGTAA
- a CDS encoding LLM class F420-dependent oxidoreductase yields the protein MRIGVTVFLTDQTIGPAELGRALAERGFQSYYAPEHTHIPISRATPAPLGEPLPDYYSRTLDPFVALATVAAAAPGIRVGTGICLAAQHDPLLLAKTVATLDLVTGGNLDLGVGFGWNKEEMADHGVDFGTRRERVRETVLAMKELWGKEVASYHGEHVGFDPSWSWPKPAAGSVPVLIGGAAGPKLFGAVIDYADGWMPIGGRGLTQAMPVLRAAAEEAGRDPDTLRVVPFGTEPTPGKMEHYQALGIEEIVFNVPSAPADRILPVLDDYARYVERE from the coding sequence TTGCGCATCGGCGTCACGGTCTTCCTGACCGACCAGACCATCGGTCCGGCCGAGCTCGGGCGCGCGCTCGCCGAGCGCGGCTTCCAGTCGTACTACGCCCCCGAGCACACCCACATCCCGATCAGCCGGGCCACCCCGGCCCCGCTCGGGGAGCCGCTGCCGGACTACTACTCGCGGACGCTGGATCCCTTCGTCGCGCTCGCCACGGTCGCGGCCGCCGCCCCCGGCATCCGCGTGGGCACCGGGATCTGCCTGGCCGCCCAGCACGACCCGCTGCTGCTGGCCAAGACCGTCGCGACCCTGGACCTGGTCACCGGCGGCAACCTGGACCTCGGCGTGGGCTTCGGCTGGAACAAGGAGGAGATGGCCGACCACGGCGTCGACTTCGGGACCCGGCGGGAGCGGGTGCGGGAGACGGTGCTGGCGATGAAGGAGCTGTGGGGCAAGGAGGTCGCGTCGTACCACGGCGAGCACGTCGGCTTCGATCCCTCGTGGTCCTGGCCGAAGCCGGCGGCCGGGTCCGTCCCGGTCCTGATCGGCGGCGCCGCCGGGCCGAAACTGTTCGGCGCGGTGATCGACTACGCCGACGGCTGGATGCCGATCGGCGGACGCGGGCTGACGCAGGCGATGCCGGTGCTGCGGGCGGCGGCCGAGGAAGCCGGACGGGACCCGGACACCCTGCGGGTCGTGCCCTTCGGGACCGAGCCGACCCCGGGCAAGATGGAGCACTACCAGGCCCTGGGCATCGAGGAGATTGTGTTCAACGTCCCATCGGCGCCCGCGGACCGGATCCTGCCGGTGCTCGACGACTACGCTCGCTACGTCGAACGGGAATAG
- a CDS encoding enoyl-CoA hydratase/isomerase family protein, producing the protein MSDLIFSTLLYEERDGVAWVTLNRPERHNAFDLAMADDFHRLWKTLRHRDSVRCVVLTGSGDKAFCTGIDRDAAVPQPSSPFMVDDPGVALGPKTADLWKPVIAAVNGMACGGAFYLLGECEFLIAAEHATFFDPHVTYGMVMAYEAVHLAQRMPHGELARLALMGTAERMTARRAYEIGFVSEVVPDNAALLAAAERAARTIAESEPSAVEGTVRAVWAAREMAKGQALGLAPHLVQLGNLSAERQTELFAARAKGGGWRPR; encoded by the coding sequence ATGAGTGATCTCATCTTCAGTACGCTCCTCTACGAGGAGCGGGACGGCGTCGCGTGGGTGACGCTGAACCGCCCGGAGCGCCACAACGCCTTCGATCTGGCGATGGCCGACGATTTCCACAGGCTGTGGAAAACCCTGCGGCACCGCGACTCCGTGCGCTGCGTGGTGCTGACCGGCAGCGGTGACAAGGCCTTCTGCACCGGGATCGACCGGGACGCGGCGGTGCCGCAGCCGTCGTCGCCGTTCATGGTCGACGACCCCGGTGTGGCGCTGGGGCCGAAGACCGCCGACCTGTGGAAGCCGGTCATCGCGGCGGTCAACGGGATGGCCTGCGGCGGGGCGTTCTACCTGCTCGGCGAGTGCGAGTTCCTGATCGCCGCCGAGCACGCCACGTTCTTCGACCCGCACGTCACCTACGGCATGGTGATGGCGTACGAGGCCGTGCACCTCGCGCAGCGCATGCCGCACGGCGAGCTGGCGCGCCTGGCGCTGATGGGCACGGCCGAGCGCATGACCGCGCGGCGCGCGTACGAGATCGGTTTCGTCAGCGAGGTGGTGCCGGACAACGCGGCGCTCCTGGCGGCGGCGGAGCGGGCCGCACGGACCATCGCGGAATCCGAACCGTCCGCGGTCGAGGGCACGGTGCGCGCGGTCTGGGCGGCGCGCGAGATGGCGAAGGGGCAGGCGCTGGGGCTGGCGCCGCATCTGGTGCAGCTGGGCAATCTCAGCGCCGAGCGGCAGACGGAGCTGTTCGCGGCAAGGGCCAAAGGCGGCGGCTGGCGGCCCCGCTGA
- a CDS encoding Zn-ribbon domain-containing OB-fold protein — protein MLKPLVDADGAPYFEYAAKGELRMQTCANCGEVLFPPRPMCPRCQGIEFEWKLMSGRGHVWSFAVPRPPLLPDYAALAPYPVVVVELAEDRRLRLVGNLVAAEGAAIDSVDPATIEIGQPVRAVFQEIEGLFVAAWTPDE, from the coding sequence ATGCTCAAACCGCTCGTCGACGCCGACGGCGCGCCGTACTTCGAGTACGCCGCCAAGGGCGAACTGCGCATGCAGACCTGCGCGAACTGCGGCGAGGTGCTGTTCCCGCCGCGGCCGATGTGCCCGCGATGCCAGGGCATCGAGTTCGAGTGGAAGCTGATGTCCGGCCGCGGGCACGTCTGGTCCTTCGCGGTGCCGCGTCCGCCGCTGCTGCCGGACTACGCGGCGCTGGCGCCGTACCCGGTGGTGGTCGTGGAGCTGGCGGAGGACCGGCGGCTGCGGCTGGTCGGGAACCTGGTCGCGGCCGAGGGAGCCGCGATCGACTCGGTGGATCCGGCGACGATCGAGATCGGGCAGCCGGTGCGCGCGGTGTTCCAGGAGATCGAAGGACTTTTCGTGGCGGCCTGGACACCGGATGAGTGA
- a CDS encoding lipid-transfer protein — MNPTPLKDRAAIVGIGQTEFAKHLEPSEKALACRAIAMALDDAGIAAHEVDAFAAYTMEATDEVEIAKAVGAGDVTFFSRVGFGGGGSCATIGHLAMAIATGQASVGVAWRSRKRGSGPRPWTDTVNQLATPAQWTRPFGLLRPVDEIAVLTRRYMHEYGMTREQLGAVAIACRNRANANPAAIMYERPLTMDDYLSARMISDPLCLFDNCLETDGALAVVMVSAERARDCRGEPVYVHAFGQGLPAQHHGMVNYWNDDPLAGPSWTAAKQLWKHADFGPADVDVAQIYDAFTPLIPLSLEGYGFCGKGEGAAFADDGGLELSGRLPVNTSGGGLSEAYVHGFNLINEGVRQLRGTSTNQVAGASTCLVTAGEAVPTSAVLLRRG; from the coding sequence ATGAATCCGACGCCCTTGAAGGACCGGGCCGCCATCGTCGGCATCGGCCAGACCGAGTTCGCCAAACACCTTGAGCCGTCAGAGAAAGCGCTCGCCTGCCGAGCCATAGCCATGGCGCTGGACGACGCCGGCATCGCCGCCCACGAGGTGGACGCCTTCGCCGCGTACACGATGGAGGCCACCGACGAGGTCGAGATCGCCAAGGCGGTCGGCGCCGGAGACGTCACCTTCTTCTCCCGCGTGGGCTTCGGCGGCGGCGGATCGTGCGCCACGATCGGCCATCTGGCGATGGCGATCGCCACCGGCCAGGCGAGCGTGGGCGTCGCGTGGCGCTCCCGCAAGCGCGGCAGCGGCCCGCGGCCGTGGACCGACACCGTGAACCAGCTCGCCACGCCGGCGCAGTGGACCCGGCCCTTCGGGCTGCTGCGGCCGGTCGACGAGATCGCGGTCCTGACTCGCCGGTACATGCACGAGTACGGCATGACCCGCGAACAGCTGGGCGCGGTGGCCATCGCCTGCCGCAACCGGGCCAACGCCAATCCGGCGGCGATCATGTACGAGCGCCCGCTGACCATGGACGACTATCTCAGTGCCCGCATGATCTCGGATCCGTTGTGCCTGTTCGACAACTGCCTGGAGACCGACGGCGCGCTGGCCGTCGTCATGGTCTCCGCCGAACGGGCCCGGGACTGCCGCGGCGAGCCGGTCTACGTCCACGCCTTCGGTCAGGGTCTGCCGGCCCAGCATCACGGCATGGTCAACTACTGGAACGACGACCCGCTGGCCGGACCGTCGTGGACCGCGGCGAAGCAGCTGTGGAAACACGCCGACTTCGGCCCCGCCGACGTGGACGTGGCGCAGATCTACGACGCCTTCACACCGCTGATCCCGCTGTCCTTGGAGGGCTACGGCTTCTGCGGCAAGGGCGAGGGCGCGGCCTTCGCCGACGACGGCGGCCTCGAACTGTCCGGGCGGCTGCCGGTCAACACCTCCGGCGGCGGCCTGTCCGAGGCCTACGTGCACGGCTTCAACCTGATCAACGAGGGCGTCCGGCAACTGCGGGGCACCTCCACGAACCAGGTCGCCGGGGCCTCGACATGCCTGGTCACCGCGGGCGAGGCTGTACCGACGTCGGCCGTCCTGCTGCGCCGGGGCTGA
- a CDS encoding SDR family oxidoreductase, whose protein sequence is MTSFTGRVAVVTGGTKGIGRAVAARFEAAGATVVTLARTEPAQAVGRFIAADLGSPADIRAAFAAIEDEFGRVDVLVNNAGGARPGRALDYPEDAARAAFDLNVLGVLHAAQCMYPLTPEHGGASIVNIGSVAGTRPSPGTAVYGAAKAALASLTKSLALEWAPRVRVNCVLPGPVLTESLTAYYGGPEAAALVGQGLPMGRMAEPADIAGACLYLASDEAGQVSGAELLVHGGGEAPRFNRGSGAAGHGIATAGK, encoded by the coding sequence GTGACGTCGTTCACCGGAAGGGTCGCCGTCGTCACCGGCGGGACCAAGGGCATCGGACGGGCGGTCGCGGCGCGCTTCGAAGCCGCCGGAGCCACCGTGGTGACGCTCGCGCGCACAGAGCCGGCGCAGGCCGTCGGCCGCTTCATCGCCGCCGATCTGGGCTCGCCGGCGGACATCCGGGCCGCGTTCGCGGCCATCGAGGACGAGTTCGGGCGCGTCGACGTGCTCGTCAACAACGCCGGCGGCGCGCGGCCGGGCCGGGCGCTGGACTACCCCGAGGACGCGGCCCGCGCCGCGTTCGACCTCAACGTGCTGGGAGTCCTGCACGCCGCGCAGTGCATGTACCCGCTGACGCCCGAGCACGGCGGCGCCTCCATCGTGAACATCGGCTCGGTGGCCGGGACCCGGCCCAGCCCCGGCACGGCCGTCTACGGCGCCGCCAAGGCCGCGCTGGCCTCGCTCACCAAGAGTCTGGCGCTGGAGTGGGCGCCCCGGGTGCGGGTGAACTGCGTGCTGCCCGGGCCGGTGCTCACCGAGTCGCTGACCGCCTACTACGGCGGTCCGGAGGCCGCGGCGCTGGTCGGCCAGGGACTGCCGATGGGGCGGATGGCCGAGCCCGCGGACATCGCCGGGGCCTGCCTCTACCTGGCCTCCGACGAGGCCGGCCAGGTTTCCGGCGCGGAACTGCTGGTGCACGGCGGCGGCGAGGCACCGCGCTTCAACCGCGGGTCCGGGGCGGCGGGCCACGGGATCGCGACAGCAGGGAAGTGA